Proteins encoded within one genomic window of Vanrija pseudolonga chromosome 3, complete sequence:
- the nab2_1 gene encoding Nuclear polyadenylated RNA-binding protein nab2 gives MSTPTLTAEQSAVLQKEVQAELERREWAESDDSVMAEYVCVLLEKVRTEMQDLVGPDFDASFLDWLFDRRDKLAAPAAPEPESAPEVADAPAEASAPGPSAGSRMFASAVEGTKRKFENTGDEQNKRRVPDNAPTGPRGGPQGGPQPGRSLSDRLGPRGGGPGGPPLRGGLNVRGAANGRGGHMNGPGFGPGPRHQQPGFRPQGFPGQGFPPGQQEMMMQMMAMQANMVAMAEQMANMQQQNRPGRPPAATRPPVRPAPAKVPAGTKLGGHAVSPIQPRGGSLGPIPTKPSSTALCKFGVGCSNARCIYSHPSPVADEKTGMVLSEEACEAGKDCKDPECIKSHVSPAAANGESAGPSRVLCRYQNCTNPKCQYRHEDANGNPIPPPALSNAAATTPATNSTEAVGKASLDSALDDGKTARPCRFAERCTRADCKFTHPASRPTPGGAKSFKAAAAPAAAGGIASGGMTASRKFAAPAADSKLNPGASEFKPAEPELQVSS, from the exons ATGTCAACTCCTACTCTGACTGCCGAGCAGTCAGCTGTCCTCCAG AAGGAGgtgcaggccgagcttgagcgaCGCGAGTGGGCCGAGTCAGACG ACAGCGTCATGGCAGAATACGTCTGCGTGTTGCTTG AGAAAGTCAGGACAGAAATGCAGGATC TCGTTGGCCCCGACTTTGACGCCTCTTTCCTCGACTGGTTATTTGACCGCCGCGACAAGCTTgccgcaccagcagcaccagagCCAGAATCCGCTCCGGAAGTCGCAGACGCCCCAGCCGAGGCCTCGGCCCCCGGCCCGTCTGCTGGGAGTCGCATGTTCGCATCAGCCGTCGAAGGCACCAAGCGAAAGTTTGAGAAcactggcgacgagcagaaCAAGCGCAGGGTTCCCGACAACGCACCGACTGGCCCGCGCGGTGGACCTCAGGGCGGACCACAGCCCGGCCGAAGCTTGAgcgaccgcctcggccctcgcggcggtggacCTGGCGGCCCTCCTCTTCGTGGTGGATTGAACGTTCGTGGAGCAGCCAACGGTCGGGGCGGCCACATGAACGGCCCCGGGTTCGGCCCCGGGCCTAGGCATCAGCAGCCTGGGTTCCGTCCGCAGGGCTTCCCAGGCCAAGGATTCCCTCCCGGACAACAAGAAATGATGATGCAGATGATGGCCATGCAGGCCAACATGGTCGCAATGGCGGAACAGATGGCGaacatgcagcagcag AACCGACCAGGAcgccctcccgccgccacacgACCCCCAGTGCGCCCGGCTCCTGCGAAAGTTCCCGCTGgcaccaagctcggcggTCATGCTGTGTCGCCGATTCAGCCCCGGGGAGGTTCGCTGGGCCCAATCCCGACcaagccgtcgtcgaccgcccTGTGCAAGTTTGGTGTTGGCTGCAGCAACGCACGCTGCATCTACAGCCACCCTTCGcctgtcgccgacgagaagacgGGCATGGTGCTGAGCGAGGAGGCTTGTGAGGCCGGCAAGGACTGCAAGGACCCGGAGTGCATCAAGAGCCACGTCAGCCCTGCGGCCGCCAACGGCGAGTCTGCTGGCCCTAGCCGTGTCTTGTGTCGATACCAGAACTGCACCAACCCCAAGTGCCAGTACCGCCACGAggacgccaacggcaaccCCATTCCTCCGCCCGCTCTGTCAAATGCGGCCGCCACGACTCCAGCTACCAACAGCACCGAGGCTGTTGGCAAGGCCTCCTTAGATTCGGCCCTTGACGATGGCAAGACTGCGCGCCCCTGCCGATTCGCTGAGCGCTGCACGAGAG CCGACTGCAAGTTCACCCACCCCGCTTCGAGGCCCACGCCCGGCGGAGCGAAGTCATTTAAGGCCGCAGCtgcaccagcagcggccgGTGGCATCGCCTCGGGTGGCATGACTGCAAGCAGAAAGTTTGCtgcgccagccgccgactCGAAGCTCAACCCCGGGGCGAGCGAGTTCAAGCCCGCTGAGCCCGAGCTCCAGGTGTCGAGCTAG